From Triticum urartu cultivar G1812 chromosome 2, Tu2.1, whole genome shotgun sequence, a single genomic window includes:
- the LOC125540400 gene encoding pentatricopeptide repeat-containing protein At5g04810, chloroplastic isoform X1, which produces MPMQFLSLPTAPAASPAPHLLPPKPFFLKPLSSSSSAAASFRRPFQPPPPPPKPSPPPPPPPTPPPLPNPLSSKLWLSSKLSPPPPPPPPPPTRQHHPPPPPPVEPEPEEEEDVEDAEGDFRQKGKVFVGNLPPRARKAEVADFFRQFGPLHKVELVRAHDDPERNAGFCFLYYADAEGQGADAAAERAAEVDGVDFRGRSLTVRLDDGRKGRARAEDRARWVDHGQGKEAPSPWHHGRDEACREFRRVVESRPEDWQAVVSAFERIPKPSRREFGLMIVYYAKRGDKHHARATFENMRARGIEPNAFVFTSLVHAYAVARDMRGALSCVEEMKAEGIELTIVTYSILISGFGKINDAQSADNLFKEAKTNLGDLNGIIYSNIIHAHCQSGNMDRAEELVREMEEDGIDAPIDAYHSMMHGYTIIQDEKKCLIVFERLKECCFTPSIISYGCLINLYVKIGKVAKAIAISKEMESYGIKHNNKTYSMLISGFIHLHDFTNAFHIFEEMLKSGLQPDRAIYNLLIEAFCKMGNMDRAIRILEKMQKERMQPSNRAFRPIIEGFAVAGDMKRALDILDLMRRSGCAPTIMTYNALIHGLIRKNQVERAVSVLNKMYIAGITPNEHTYTIIMRGYAATGDIAKAFEYFTKIKEGGLKLDVYIYETLLRACCKSGRMQSALAVTREMSSQKISRNTFVYNILIDGWARRGDVWEAADLMKQMKEDGVPPNIHTYTSYINACCKAGDMQRAQTVIEEMADVGLKPNLKTYTTLIKGWARASLPDRALKCFEEMKLAGLKPDEAAYHCLVTSLLSRATVMEGSTYTGILSVCREMFENDLTVDMRTAVHWSRWLHKIEMTGGALTEALQRIFPPDWNSLEVLGEVSDSVSTGDSDYSSDSDFSDGDENQEADDS; this is translated from the exons ATGCCGATGCAGTTCCTCTCGCTGCCcaccgcccccgccgcctccccgGCGCCCCACCTCCTCCCACCCAAGCCCTTCTTCCtcaagcccctctcctcctcctcctccgccgccgcctccttccgCCGCCCCTTCCAGCCCCCGCCACCGCCCCCCAAACCCTCCCCTCCGCCCCCGCCCCCACCGACTCCTCCCCCTCTCCCCAACCCGCTCTCCTCCAAGCTATGGCTCTCCAGCAAGCTCTCCCCGCCcccgcctccccctcccccacccccaaCGCGGCAACACCACCCTCCCCCGCCTCCGCCAGTGGAGCCGGAGCCCGAGGAAGAGGAGGATGTGGAGGACGCGGAGGGGGATTTCCGGCAGAAGGGGAAGGTGTTCGTCGGGAACCTGCCGCCGCGGGCTCGGAAGGCGGAGGTGGCCGACTTCTTCCGCCAGTTCGGGCCGCTCCACAAGGTGGAGCTCGTGCGCGCCCACGACGACCCGGAGCGCAACGCCGGCTTCTGCTTCCTCTACTACGCCGACGCCGAGGGCCAGGGCGCCGACGCCGCCGCGGAGCGCGCGGCGGAGGTCGACGGGGTGGACTTCCGGGGCAGGTCGCTCACGGTGCGGCTCGACGACGGGAGGAAGGGGCGGGCCAGGGCGGAGGACCGGGCGCGCTGGGTGGACCACGGCCAAGGGAAGGAGGCGCCGTCGCCGTGGCACCACGGCAGGGACGAGGCCTGCCGCGAGTTCCGCAGGGTGGTGGAGTCGCGGCCCGAGGACTGGCAGGCCGTCGTCTCCGCCTTCGAGAGGATCCCCAAG CCATCAAGGAGAGAATTTGGTCTGATGATTGTGTATTATGCCAAGCGGGGTGATAAGCATCATGCTCGTGCAACCTTTGAGAACATGAGAGCAAGAGGAATAGAACCCAATGCCTTTGTCTTCACAAG CCTTGTTCACGCTTATGCAGTTGCTAGAGATATGCGTGGAGCGCTGTCATGTGTTGAAGAAATGAAAGCTGAGGGCATTGAGCTGACAATTGTTACTTACAGTATCCTTATTTCAGGATTCGGCAAAATCAATGATGCTCA ATCTGCAGACAACTTGTTCAAAGAGGCTAAGACCAACCTAGGGGATCTCAATGGGATCATATATAGCAACATCATACATGCCCACTG CCAGTCTGGCAATATGGATAGAGCTGAAGAGCTGGTCCGTGAAATGGAAGAGGATGGGATAGACGCTCCCATAGATGCATATCACAGTATGATGCATGGATATACTATCATTCAAGATGAAAAGAAATGTCTAATTGTGTTTGAaaggctgaag GAATGTTGCTTTACACCATCAATAATTTCTTATGGATGCCTTATTAATTTGTATGTCAAG ATTGGTAAGGTCGCTAAAGCTATAGCTATTAGCAAAGAAATGGAGTCATATGGAATCAAGCATAACAACAAAACTTACTCTATGCTGATAAGTGGATTTATCCATTTACACGACTTCACAAATgctttccacatatttgaggaaATGCTAAAATCTGGTCTTCAGCCTGATCGTGCCATATACAATTTGCTGATAGAAGCATTTTGTAAGATGGGAAATATGGATCGAGCTATTCGCATTCTGGAAAAAATGCAGAAGGAACGAATGCAACCATCAAATAGGGCATTTAGGCCAATCATAGAGGGGTTTGCGGTTGCTGGAGATATGAAAAGGGCTCTGGATATTCTTGATCTGATGCGACGAAGTGGTTGTGCTCCCACTATAATGACCTACAATGCTCTTATTCATGGGCTAATTAGAAAGAACCAG GTTGAAAGGGCCGTTTCTGTGCTTAACAAGATGTATATTGCTGGTATTACGCCAAATGAACATACATACACAATCATTATGAGAGGTTATGCTGCTACTGGGGATATCGCAAAGGCATTTGAATATTTCACGAAGATCAAAGAGGGTGGTCTAAAACTTGATGTCTACATTTACGAGACGCTGCTAAGGGCCTGTTGCAAATCAGGGAGAATGCAGAGTGCTTTAGCAGTCACCCGTGAGATGAGCTCTCAGAAGATATCAAGGAATACATTTGTATATAACATTCTGATTGATGG GTGGGCTCGGAGGGGAGATGTTTGGGAGGCAGCAGACTTGATGAAGCAAATGAAAGAAGATGGAGTCCCACCGAACATTCATACATATACCTCCTACATAAATGCATGCTGCAAAGCAGGAGACATGCAG AGGGCACAAACGGTGATAGAAGAAATGGCAGATGTCGGACTGAAACCTAATCTCAAGACATATACTACCTTGATTAAAGGTTGGGCAAGGGCGTCACTTCCAGACAGAGCATTGAAATGTTTTGAAGAGATGAAGCTGGCGGGGCTGAAGCCTGATGAGGCCGCTTATCATTGCTTGGTAACTTCACTTCTCTCCAGGGCAACTGTGATGGAGGGAAGCACCTACACAGGAATCTTGAGTGTTTGTAGAGAAATGTTTGAGAATGATTTGACTGTTGATATGCGCACTGCTGTTCACTGGTCAAGATGGCTTCACAAGATTGAGATGACGGGTGGCGCACTAACTGAAGCACTTCAGAGAATATTTCCTCCTGATTGGAATTCATTAGAAGTTCTAGGAGAGGTTTCTGATTCTGTAAGCACTGGGGACTCAGATTATTCCAGTGATTCTGATTTTAGCGATGGTGACGAGAATCAAGAAGCTGATGACAGCTGA
- the LOC125540400 gene encoding pentatricopeptide repeat-containing protein At5g04810, chloroplastic isoform X2, which yields MPMQFLSLPTAPAASPAPHLLPPKPFFLKPLSSSSSAAASFRRPFQPPPPPPKPSPPPPPPPTPPPLPNPLSSKLWLSSKLSPPPPPPPPPPTRQHHPPPPPPVEPEPEEEEDVEDAEGDFRQKGKVFVGNLPPRARKAEVADFFRQFGPLHKVELVRAHDDPERNAGFCFLCEFRRVVESRPEDWQAVVSAFERIPKPSRREFGLMIVYYAKRGDKHHARATFENMRARGIEPNAFVFTSLVHAYAVARDMRGALSCVEEMKAEGIELTIVTYSILISGFGKINDAQSADNLFKEAKTNLGDLNGIIYSNIIHAHCQSGNMDRAEELVREMEEDGIDAPIDAYHSMMHGYTIIQDEKKCLIVFERLKECCFTPSIISYGCLINLYVKIGKVAKAIAISKEMESYGIKHNNKTYSMLISGFIHLHDFTNAFHIFEEMLKSGLQPDRAIYNLLIEAFCKMGNMDRAIRILEKMQKERMQPSNRAFRPIIEGFAVAGDMKRALDILDLMRRSGCAPTIMTYNALIHGLIRKNQVERAVSVLNKMYIAGITPNEHTYTIIMRGYAATGDIAKAFEYFTKIKEGGLKLDVYIYETLLRACCKSGRMQSALAVTREMSSQKISRNTFVYNILIDGWARRGDVWEAADLMKQMKEDGVPPNIHTYTSYINACCKAGDMQRAQTVIEEMADVGLKPNLKTYTTLIKGWARASLPDRALKCFEEMKLAGLKPDEAAYHCLVTSLLSRATVMEGSTYTGILSVCREMFENDLTVDMRTAVHWSRWLHKIEMTGGALTEALQRIFPPDWNSLEVLGEVSDSVSTGDSDYSSDSDFSDGDENQEADDS from the exons ATGCCGATGCAGTTCCTCTCGCTGCCcaccgcccccgccgcctccccgGCGCCCCACCTCCTCCCACCCAAGCCCTTCTTCCtcaagcccctctcctcctcctcctccgccgccgcctccttccgCCGCCCCTTCCAGCCCCCGCCACCGCCCCCCAAACCCTCCCCTCCGCCCCCGCCCCCACCGACTCCTCCCCCTCTCCCCAACCCGCTCTCCTCCAAGCTATGGCTCTCCAGCAAGCTCTCCCCGCCcccgcctccccctcccccacccccaaCGCGGCAACACCACCCTCCCCCGCCTCCGCCAGTGGAGCCGGAGCCCGAGGAAGAGGAGGATGTGGAGGACGCGGAGGGGGATTTCCGGCAGAAGGGGAAGGTGTTCGTCGGGAACCTGCCGCCGCGGGCTCGGAAGGCGGAGGTGGCCGACTTCTTCCGCCAGTTCGGGCCGCTCCACAAGGTGGAGCTCGTGCGCGCCCACGACGACCCGGAGCGCAACGCCGGCTTCTGCTTCCTCT GCGAGTTCCGCAGGGTGGTGGAGTCGCGGCCCGAGGACTGGCAGGCCGTCGTCTCCGCCTTCGAGAGGATCCCCAAG CCATCAAGGAGAGAATTTGGTCTGATGATTGTGTATTATGCCAAGCGGGGTGATAAGCATCATGCTCGTGCAACCTTTGAGAACATGAGAGCAAGAGGAATAGAACCCAATGCCTTTGTCTTCACAAG CCTTGTTCACGCTTATGCAGTTGCTAGAGATATGCGTGGAGCGCTGTCATGTGTTGAAGAAATGAAAGCTGAGGGCATTGAGCTGACAATTGTTACTTACAGTATCCTTATTTCAGGATTCGGCAAAATCAATGATGCTCA ATCTGCAGACAACTTGTTCAAAGAGGCTAAGACCAACCTAGGGGATCTCAATGGGATCATATATAGCAACATCATACATGCCCACTG CCAGTCTGGCAATATGGATAGAGCTGAAGAGCTGGTCCGTGAAATGGAAGAGGATGGGATAGACGCTCCCATAGATGCATATCACAGTATGATGCATGGATATACTATCATTCAAGATGAAAAGAAATGTCTAATTGTGTTTGAaaggctgaag GAATGTTGCTTTACACCATCAATAATTTCTTATGGATGCCTTATTAATTTGTATGTCAAG ATTGGTAAGGTCGCTAAAGCTATAGCTATTAGCAAAGAAATGGAGTCATATGGAATCAAGCATAACAACAAAACTTACTCTATGCTGATAAGTGGATTTATCCATTTACACGACTTCACAAATgctttccacatatttgaggaaATGCTAAAATCTGGTCTTCAGCCTGATCGTGCCATATACAATTTGCTGATAGAAGCATTTTGTAAGATGGGAAATATGGATCGAGCTATTCGCATTCTGGAAAAAATGCAGAAGGAACGAATGCAACCATCAAATAGGGCATTTAGGCCAATCATAGAGGGGTTTGCGGTTGCTGGAGATATGAAAAGGGCTCTGGATATTCTTGATCTGATGCGACGAAGTGGTTGTGCTCCCACTATAATGACCTACAATGCTCTTATTCATGGGCTAATTAGAAAGAACCAG GTTGAAAGGGCCGTTTCTGTGCTTAACAAGATGTATATTGCTGGTATTACGCCAAATGAACATACATACACAATCATTATGAGAGGTTATGCTGCTACTGGGGATATCGCAAAGGCATTTGAATATTTCACGAAGATCAAAGAGGGTGGTCTAAAACTTGATGTCTACATTTACGAGACGCTGCTAAGGGCCTGTTGCAAATCAGGGAGAATGCAGAGTGCTTTAGCAGTCACCCGTGAGATGAGCTCTCAGAAGATATCAAGGAATACATTTGTATATAACATTCTGATTGATGG GTGGGCTCGGAGGGGAGATGTTTGGGAGGCAGCAGACTTGATGAAGCAAATGAAAGAAGATGGAGTCCCACCGAACATTCATACATATACCTCCTACATAAATGCATGCTGCAAAGCAGGAGACATGCAG AGGGCACAAACGGTGATAGAAGAAATGGCAGATGTCGGACTGAAACCTAATCTCAAGACATATACTACCTTGATTAAAGGTTGGGCAAGGGCGTCACTTCCAGACAGAGCATTGAAATGTTTTGAAGAGATGAAGCTGGCGGGGCTGAAGCCTGATGAGGCCGCTTATCATTGCTTGGTAACTTCACTTCTCTCCAGGGCAACTGTGATGGAGGGAAGCACCTACACAGGAATCTTGAGTGTTTGTAGAGAAATGTTTGAGAATGATTTGACTGTTGATATGCGCACTGCTGTTCACTGGTCAAGATGGCTTCACAAGATTGAGATGACGGGTGGCGCACTAACTGAAGCACTTCAGAGAATATTTCCTCCTGATTGGAATTCATTAGAAGTTCTAGGAGAGGTTTCTGATTCTGTAAGCACTGGGGACTCAGATTATTCCAGTGATTCTGATTTTAGCGATGGTGACGAGAATCAAGAAGCTGATGACAGCTGA
- the LOC125540401 gene encoding protein GL2-INTERACTING REPRESSOR 1-like, whose translation MASMAPSPASSCVSSDEEEAAAAKAMVVAGCPRCLMYVMLSSEPPRCPRCNSPVLLQFLHGADANTANANADANTNMHGGKS comes from the coding sequence ATGGCCAGCATGGCACCGTCGCCGGCGAGCTCCTGCGTGTCctccgacgaggaggaggccgcGGCGGCCAAGGCGATGGTGGTGGCGGGGTGCCCGCGGTGCCTCATGTACGTGATGCTCTCGTCGGAGCCGCCTCGGTGCCCTCGCTGCAACAGCCCCGTGCTCCTGCAATTCCTCCACGGCGCCGACGCCAACACCGCCAACGCCAACGCCGACGCCAACACCAACATGCACGGCGGCAAGAGCTAG